A genomic region of Dunckerocampus dactyliophorus isolate RoL2022-P2 chromosome 8, RoL_Ddac_1.1, whole genome shotgun sequence contains the following coding sequences:
- the oser1 gene encoding oxidative stress-responsive serine-rich protein 1 translates to MAAGETDREEETLQTAFKKLRVDAESALGAASAPESPRVATRVCADVGAVKSKLGGAKDNWHGCVRKTSRAASRTQRRRRSKSPILQAARFTYCSASALAPPGGCLKQQRLAAPTEPRPDRGSPATCKDLATPGALSPTSTAVFGSTAGYVTPVGAAGSSPDFPARPLPAAHPRRDEECSGRVHETVAESADFQALSKLHSCTCTLTDAVTERQDVSECPCRSKVDGWNSVEAYSFTGLRDVISECEHQQAPPRTDCSATASLLSSSPASPRSCSEQARVFVDDVTIEDLSGYMEFYLYIPKKMSHMAEMMYT, encoded by the exons ATGGCGGCAGGCGAGACGGACCGCGAGGAGGAAACGTTGCAGACTGCCTTCAAGAAGCTGCGAGTGGATGCTGAGAG cgcACTCGGAGCTGCGAGCGCTCCAGAGTCTCCCCGAGTAGCGACCAGGGTTTGTGCGGATGTCGGCGCGGTCAAGTCCAAACTGGGCGGTGCCAAGGACAACTGGCACGG CTGCGTGAGGAAGACGTCGAGAGCGGCCAGTCGAACGCAACGGCGCCGCAGGTCCAAGTCGCCCATCCTCCAAGCGGCCAGGTTCACCTACTGCAGCGCCTCCGCTCTGGCGCCTCCCGGTGGCTGCCTAAAGCAGCAGCGCCTGGCTGCGCCCACCGAGCCTCGTCCTGACAGAGGAAGTCCCGCCACCTGCAAAGACCTCGCTACTCCAGGCGCTCTTAGCCCCACCTCCACGGCCGTCTTCGGCTCGACCGCTGGTTATGTTACGCCCGTGGGAGCTGCCGGGTCCTCGCCAGACTTCCCAGCTCGTCCTTTACCGGCTGCACATCCCAGAAGGGACGAGGAATGTTCTGGAAGAGTACATGAGACCGTTGCCGAGTCAGCCGACTTCCAGGCTTTATCCAAACTGCACAGCTGCACGTGCACTCTGACCGACGCTGTCACGGAACGGCAGGATGTGAGCGAGTGTCCGTGCCGGTCCAAAGTTGACGGCTGGAACAGCGTGGAGGCGTACTCCTTCACGGGACTGCGTGATGTCATCTCAGAGTGCGAGCACCAACAGGCCCCACCCAGAACTGACTGTAGTGCCACCGCTTCTCTGTTGTCTTCCTCGCCAGCATCTCCTCGCTCGTGCTCAGAGCAGGCGCGCGTCTTTGTGGACGACGTGACCATCGAGGACCTGTCTGGCTACATGGAGTTTTACCTGTACATCCCCAAGAAGATGTCGCACATGGCAGAGATGATGTACACCTGA